Proteins encoded together in one Labeo rohita strain BAU-BD-2019 chromosome 21, IGBB_LRoh.1.0, whole genome shotgun sequence window:
- the slc29a2 gene encoding equilibrative nucleoside transporter 2: MRFCKGTSDKSGLVAVIFFLLGMGTLLPWNFFITAMNYFTDRLKNDTNSTQPDTYMFGNKSVLLAQLPLLLFTLLNSFLYQHIAEKMRIAGSMVFILLLFILTAILVKVKMDQDHFFSITMATIWFINMFGAVLQGSLFGLVGKMPPRFSSLFMSGQAVAGIFSGIAMLLSNIYETDSESSALGYFITPCVATLLTLCCYLILPHLRFAQLHLENVSTKTTLKEPSANSSEIGEVKLNRFDDIGETEACEKLNELKQEEKSTVPQVFKKIWVMALCVTCVFAVTLSVFPAITINTKPSGLFEGKENIFIPLCSFIVFSVMDWVGRSLPSRLQWPSMKSHLFPLFVVLRVVFIPALMLCNVQPRFSLPVFFKHDMAYIIIMSLFAMTNGYFACLSMSYAPQLVRPKDAETAGALMTFFLALGLSLGAALSFGLKMLL; the protein is encoded by the exons atgaggtTTTGTAAGGGAACATCAGATAAGAG TGGCCTTGTGGCTGTTATCTTTTTCTTGTTGGGAATGGGAACTCTGCTTCCATGGAACTTCTTCATAACTGCAATGAAT TATTTCACTGACCGTTTGAAAAACGATACAAATTCTACACAGCCTGACACTTACATGTTTGGTAACAAGAGTGTGCTGTTAGCCCAGCTTCCTTTGCTGCTATTCACACTTCTCAACTCCTTTCTATACCAGCA CATTGCAGAAAAAATGCGGATTGCTGGCAGCATGGTCTTCATATTACTTCTCTTCATTCTCACGGCCATTTTAGTGAAAGTTAAAATGGACCAGGACCACTTCTTTTCCATTACAATGGCGACAATCTGGTTTATTAACA TGTTTGGGGCTGTGCTGCAAGGTAGTCTGTTCGGTCTGGTCGGTAAGATGCCTCCGAGATTCAGCTCCCTGTTCATGAGTGGGCAGGCAGTGGCAGGAATCTTCTCTGGTATTGCCATGCTGTTATCAAATATCT ATGAAACCGACTCAGAGAGTTCTGCCCTGGGATATTTCATAACCCCCTGTGTTGCCACTCTACTTACTTTATGCTGTTACCTCATACTTCCGCATCTG AGATTTGCCcaacttcatttggaaaatGTGTCCACTAAAACTACACTGAAAGAGCCATCAGCAAATAGTTCTg AGATTGGTGAAGTGAAGTTGAATCGTTTTGATGACATTGGTGAAACTGAAGCATGTGAAAAGCTGAATGAGCTCAAACAGGAGGAGAAGTCAACTGTGCCACAGGTTTTCAAAAAG atttggGTGATGGCTTTATGTGTGACATGCGTGTTTGCCGTCACACTGTCCGTTTTCCCAGCAATTACTATTAATACAAAACCTTCTGGCCTATTTGAAGGGAAAG AGAACATCTTTATACCATTGTGTTCATTCATTGTCTTCAGTGTGATGGACTGGGTTGGCAGAAGCCTCCCTTCTCGTCTTCAGTGG CCTTCAATGAAGAGTCATTTATTCCCTCTTTTTGTGGTTTTGAGGGTAGTTTTTATTCCTGCCCTCATGCTCTGCAACGTTCAGCCTCGTTTCTCCCTCCCAGTCTTTTTCAAGCATGACATGGCTTATATCATCATCATGTCTTTGTTTGCCATGACCAATGGATATTTTGCCTGCCTCTCCATGAGCTATGCTCCACA GCTGGTGAGGCCTAAAGATGCAGAGACAGCAGGGGCTCTGATGACCTTCTTCCTGGCTTTGGGACTCTCTTTGGGTGCCGCTCTCTCTTTTGGCCTAAAAATGCTTCTTTAG